From Homalodisca vitripennis isolate AUS2020 unplaced genomic scaffold, UT_GWSS_2.1 ScUCBcl_6046;HRSCAF=13074, whole genome shotgun sequence, a single genomic window includes:
- the LOC124373622 gene encoding UDP-N-acetylglucosamine transferase subunit ALG14 homolog: MLQLYTNVLLVVLSLILVFIVRTVLLMVFTVKGYRKKSKRLSQDSVKTVIVIGSGGHTSEMMYLVESLHPVRYSPRLYIMASSDLWSEQKVHELESKLKTNDRQSKYEVFKIPRSRSVHQSYFTSVFTTLYAILSSIPIMLKFNPELVLCNGPGTCIPICGIAFLMRCCFISDNKVVFVESICRVKTMSLSGRILQWFADEILVQWPELMSKCKRAKYIGRVV, translated from the coding sequence atgttgcaGTTATATACTAATGTACTTCTGGTTGTTTTAAGTCTTATTCTAGTTTTTATTGTTAGAACCGTTTTACTAATGGTTTTTACTGTTAAAGGGTATAGGAAAAAATCTAAAAGATTGTCTCAAGATTCTGTGAAAACCGTAATTGTCATTGGATCTGGAGGACATACTTCAGAAATGATGTACCTTGTAGAATCTTTGCATCCTGTCAGATATTCACCTAGACTGTACATAATGGCTAGTTCTGATTTGTGGAGTGAACAAAAAGTTCACGAATTAGAGAGTAAACTTAAAACTAATGATCGTCAAAGCAAATATGAAGTATTTAAGATTCCTCGAAGTCGCAGTGTTCATCAGTcctattttacttctgtgtttaCAACCTTATACGCTATACTTTCATCCATTCCaatcatgttaaaatttaatccaGAACTAGTCTTATGCAATGGGCCAGGAACCTGTATTCCAATATGTGGAATAGCTTTTTTAATGAGGTGCTGTTTTATATCTGACAATAAAGTAGTATTTGTAGAAAGCATTTGTAGAGTGAAAACAATGTCACTTTCTGGCAGAATATTGCAGTGGTTTGCTGATGAAATATTGGTTCAATGGCCAGAATTAATGTCTAAATGTAAAAGAGCGAAGTATATCGGACGAGTCGTTTGA